One Kaistella polysaccharea DNA segment encodes these proteins:
- a CDS encoding GIY-YIG nuclease family protein, translating to MAKGYMYILKCADDSYYTGSTVNLELRLAQHQNGEGANHTRKRLPVVLVYYEIYDNIADAFYREKQVQGWSRAKKEALIENRPTDLPLLSKNKQGGE from the coding sequence ATGGCTAAAGGTTATATGTATATTTTAAAATGCGCGGACGACAGTTACTACACAGGGAGTACGGTAAATCTTGAGTTGCGGTTGGCACAACATCAAAACGGGGAAGGTGCTAATCATACCAGGAAAAGGCTCCCAGTAGTCCTGGTTTATTATGAAATATATGACAACATTGCAGATGCATTTTACAGAGAAAAGCAGGTTCAAGGTTGGAGTCGTGCAAAGAAAGAAGCGCTGATTGAAAATAGACCTACCGATCTGCCGCTTTTATCTAAAAATAAGCAGGGTGGGGAATGA
- a CDS encoding DUF6448 family protein, which produces MKTLQQISNSFSRTGMILGLLFLLISIPAFAHCDSYDGPVIKDAIKALEKENVNFVKKWIEPQQEAEIIKLFNKTVSLKNKDAEIYSLVEKHFFETLVRYHRETEGAPYTGLKPAGSTEPIIQMADTTIANSNVKTLLHNLGNHIQKVITEKYEKVAALSTVKDHSVAEGRAYVAAYVDYTHTLEALEKVMSHGAAH; this is translated from the coding sequence ATGAAAACCTTACAACAAATAAGTAACAGCTTTAGCAGAACAGGTATGATCCTTGGACTCTTGTTTTTATTAATAAGTATACCCGCATTTGCACACTGCGACTCCTACGATGGTCCGGTCATTAAAGACGCCATTAAAGCTTTAGAGAAAGAAAATGTAAACTTTGTGAAGAAGTGGATTGAACCGCAACAAGAAGCAGAAATCATCAAACTCTTTAATAAAACGGTAAGTCTTAAAAATAAAGATGCCGAAATCTATTCCCTCGTTGAAAAACACTTCTTCGAAACGCTGGTTCGCTATCACCGAGAAACTGAAGGTGCTCCTTACACCGGTCTAAAACCTGCAGGTTCTACAGAACCGATCATTCAGATGGCAGATACCACCATCGCGAACAGTAATGTGAAAACACTCCTCCATAATCTCGGAAATCATATTCAGAAGGTGATTACAGAAAAATATGAAAAGGTAGCAGCCTTAAGTACCGTGAAAGACCATTCCGTTGCTGAAGGAAGAGCGTATGTTGCGGCTTACGTTGATTACACGCATACTTTGGAAGCCTTGGAAAAGGTAATGTCGCATGGCGCCGCACATTAA
- a CDS encoding cupin domain-containing protein yields MVPITKPTVRLLASGNQLIAKQMQAKAGSVLPKHLANLESILFIHEGECVLEINGEEKLLKQGDAFVVPPDTQHQIKVKIDFKGLHLMPKEIEFQYFN; encoded by the coding sequence ATGGTACCAATCACAAAACCTACCGTCCGATTATTGGCTTCAGGGAACCAATTAATAGCTAAACAGATGCAGGCAAAAGCAGGATCTGTTTTGCCAAAACACCTTGCCAATTTAGAATCCATACTCTTTATTCATGAAGGAGAGTGTGTGCTCGAAATCAATGGAGAAGAAAAACTACTGAAACAAGGCGACGCATTTGTTGTACCCCCAGACACCCAACATCAAATTAAAGTAAAAATCGACTTCAAAGGGCTACATCTCATGCCGAAAGAAATAGAATTTCAATACTTTAATTAA
- the mcrC gene encoding 5-methylcytosine-specific restriction endonuclease system specificity protein McrC, giving the protein MPIPIENIYYLLCYAWNKLEEKERVYVSVDDKTELVDLFAKILINGTKILLKRGIDKSYIDYTDEIVGVKGKLQISQTLKSNLLFKQRTVCTFDSFSSNILNNRILLSTLYSLSRTKGLDRELKKELFKLQRMFSGIDLIQINNSLFSQIKLNRNNRFYGFLMNVCQIIYENTLPSEEEGIFKFTDFTRDERKMNQLFEAFIRNFYRIEQNRYTIVKKETIKWSFNSEDQESFQFIPKMETDITLENGTEKIIIDAKYYRETMTINYDKEKIKSNNLYQLFSYLLNQEDETLKTMNAKGVLLYPTIEKEYDLQYKYKSHMIEIRTINLNSNWKLISERLREIIV; this is encoded by the coding sequence ATGCCAATTCCTATTGAAAACATCTACTATCTTTTGTGCTATGCTTGGAACAAGTTAGAGGAGAAAGAGCGTGTATATGTTTCGGTTGACGATAAAACAGAATTGGTTGACCTGTTCGCTAAGATTCTGATTAATGGTACTAAAATATTGCTTAAAAGGGGTATTGATAAAAGTTACATCGATTATACAGATGAGATTGTAGGAGTGAAAGGAAAACTTCAGATCAGTCAAACTTTAAAGAGTAACTTGTTATTTAAACAGAGAACCGTTTGTACTTTCGACTCCTTTTCCTCTAATATTCTAAACAACAGAATTTTACTTTCTACCCTGTATTCATTATCAAGAACGAAGGGATTAGATAGAGAATTAAAAAAAGAATTATTCAAGTTGCAAAGAATGTTTTCAGGGATTGATTTAATCCAAATTAATAATTCGCTTTTCAGTCAAATTAAATTAAACAGAAATAATCGGTTTTATGGTTTTTTAATGAATGTCTGTCAAATAATTTATGAAAATACATTACCATCAGAGGAAGAAGGTATTTTTAAATTTACTGATTTTACCAGAGATGAACGGAAGATGAATCAACTCTTTGAAGCCTTCATTAGGAACTTTTATCGCATTGAACAAAATAGATATACCATAGTAAAAAAAGAAACAATAAAGTGGAGTTTCAACAGTGAAGATCAAGAAAGTTTTCAGTTTATTCCAAAAATGGAAACGGATATCACATTAGAAAACGGGACTGAAAAAATTATAATTGATGCGAAGTATTATCGGGAAACAATGACCATTAATTATGATAAAGAGAAAATCAAGTCAAATAATCTTTATCAACTATTCAGTTACTTATTAAATCAAGAAGATGAAACATTGAAAACGATGAATGCTAAAGGAGTTCTTCTTTATCCCACCATCGAAAAAGAGTATGATCTACAATATAAATATAAATCTCATATGATTGAAATTAGAACAATAAATTTAAATTCCAATTGGAAACTTATTTCTGAGAGGCTTAGGGAGATTATTGTTTAG
- a CDS encoding helix-turn-helix domain-containing protein gives MKSIPYIEYTKIEESDFNSTDWYHMSHLSKACATADAHRTSAYAICLLSEGDIQLESDLFVHISKAPAIFTLAPSAIRKFTDMGEGYKAKIFFFRKEIFLEGQTDITYLEQFDFFEKKGQQVVPLNAEEFQKFTAYFDLIQQKSTDVAPHTSEIIRSLIYIILNEIDDVHYRHVPEKEAVTDQNLNLLSQFKILLAKHFLEERKISFYAEKMNLTPKYFSTVIKEVSGKTAGTWINEMLLLESKVRLQNKKQSIAQIADSLNFSDPSHFGKFFKKHTGRSPLEYRT, from the coding sequence ATGAAATCAATTCCGTATATCGAATACACGAAAATTGAAGAATCAGACTTCAATTCCACCGACTGGTACCACATGTCTCACCTTAGTAAAGCGTGTGCCACTGCAGATGCGCACCGAACTTCAGCCTACGCCATCTGTTTGCTGAGCGAGGGAGATATTCAGTTGGAATCTGATCTGTTTGTCCATATCTCCAAAGCACCTGCGATATTTACTCTTGCGCCGTCAGCAATTCGAAAATTTACGGATATGGGCGAGGGTTATAAAGCGAAAATCTTTTTCTTCCGGAAAGAAATTTTTTTGGAAGGTCAAACCGACATCACTTACCTGGAACAATTTGATTTCTTTGAAAAAAAAGGCCAGCAAGTGGTCCCCTTAAATGCAGAAGAGTTTCAGAAGTTTACGGCTTATTTTGATTTAATTCAACAAAAATCGACCGATGTAGCACCGCACACTTCAGAAATTATCCGAAGTTTAATCTATATTATTCTGAATGAAATTGATGATGTTCATTATCGCCACGTGCCTGAAAAAGAAGCCGTGACAGATCAGAACTTAAACCTACTTTCCCAATTTAAAATACTTTTAGCCAAACATTTTTTGGAGGAAAGAAAAATTTCTTTTTACGCCGAAAAAATGAATTTAACACCCAAATATTTTTCTACGGTAATAAAGGAAGTAAGCGGGAAAACGGCAGGAACCTGGATTAATGAAATGCTGTTGCTGGAATCAAAAGTGCGCTTGCAGAACAAAAAACAGAGCATTGCGCAGATTGCGGATAGTTTGAACTTTTCTGACCCTTCCCATTTCGGGAAATTCTTTAAAAAACACACTGGACGAAGTCCTTTAGAGTACCGAACGTAA